In a genomic window of Terriglobales bacterium:
- a CDS encoding thiamine phosphate synthase produces the protein MLLCYVTDRTQLAADEAARRGRLLANIREAALAGVDYIQLRERDLTARELEALAGEAVRAVRAASSHTRILINSRSDVAVAVGADGVHLRAGDISVDDARAIFAKTGRPHVVVGASCHVPAEVTTAAATGADFVVFGPVFEKAATIPAGGVGVEGLRAAVVAAIVTGLATPILAIGGVTLENARDCLHAGAAGVAAIRLFQQGDPQETVRRLRALS, from the coding sequence GTGCTGCTCTGCTACGTCACCGATCGCACACAGCTCGCAGCCGACGAGGCAGCGCGCCGGGGGCGGTTGCTGGCGAATATTCGCGAAGCCGCCCTTGCCGGCGTGGATTACATTCAGCTCCGCGAGCGTGACCTGACGGCGCGCGAACTCGAGGCGCTCGCCGGCGAAGCCGTGCGCGCGGTGCGGGCGGCCTCTTCCCACACCCGCATCCTGATCAACTCCCGCAGCGATGTGGCCGTCGCCGTCGGCGCCGATGGCGTTCATCTGCGCGCCGGCGACATTTCCGTCGACGACGCCCGAGCCATCTTTGCCAAGACCGGACGGCCGCACGTCGTCGTCGGCGCTTCCTGCCACGTTCCCGCGGAGGTAACCACTGCGGCCGCCACGGGTGCTGACTTTGTGGTATTCGGCCCGGTGTTCGAAAAGGCGGCAACCATCCCCGCAGGCGGCGTGGGCGTGGAGGGCTTGCGGGCCGCGGTTGTGGCGGCAATTGTGACCGGGCTGGCCACACCCATACTCGCGATCGGCGGCGTGACCCTGGAAAACGCCCGGGATTGCCTGCACGCCGGTGCCGCGGGAGTGGCGGCGATCCGGCTCTTCCAGCAGGGCGATCCGCAGGAAACGGTGCGCCGGTTGCGCGCCCTCAGCTAG
- a CDS encoding PPOX class F420-dependent oxidoreductase, with the protein MSATDRLAQFHGRRYLNLESYRKDGRAVRTPLWFAEADGLLYIYTLAESGKVKRIRRNPRVRIVPSDIRGTPRGEWIEAEAQLLEGERAASGDRLLSQKYVGKRIGDLFRKLRPKPRAVLAIRPLP; encoded by the coding sequence ATGAGCGCAACGGACCGGCTCGCCCAATTTCACGGTCGCCGCTATCTCAACCTGGAAAGCTATCGCAAGGACGGCCGTGCCGTGCGCACGCCGCTGTGGTTCGCCGAAGCGGACGGTTTGCTCTACATCTACACCCTGGCCGAATCCGGCAAGGTGAAGCGCATCCGGCGCAATCCGCGTGTGCGCATCGTGCCGTCGGACATCCGCGGCACTCCCAGGGGCGAATGGATCGAAGCCGAAGCCCAGCTGCTCGAAGGCGAGCGCGCCGCGTCCGGCGACCGTCTCCTCAGCCAGAAGTACGTGGGGAAGCGAATCGGAGATCTGTTTCGCAAGCTGCGGCCCAAGCCGCGCGCGGTGCTGGCGATACGGCCGCTTCCGTGA